The stretch of DNA GGCGCGGACCAACTGCGACTCCAACTCCCCCTTGCGGCGCATGAGCAGCTTTTGCATCTCCTTGGCCGATTTGTATTCGTGGTTCTCACGCAGGTCACCGTAGCTGCGTGCCAGCGCGATTTCCTTCGAGTTCGCCGGGATTTTCTTGTGCACCAGTTCATCGTATTCGGTCTTGCGCCGTTCCAGGCTTTCCCAGGAGACGATGAGCGCCGTGTCCTGCTTGGTCTGCTCGCCGGAAATGAGCACCTGTGCCGCCGGGTAGCTCTTCACGATGCGCGCCAGCAGCGAGCGTTTGTCCATGTCATCGAAGCACGGAGAGAGCTGAAGCGCACGGGTGAGGTCCTTGATGACTTCCAGATCGGCGGACTCTATCAATTCCACGATCAACTCCTGGTCATCGAGAATGTAGTCGCGCAGTTTGTTGGATTTTTTCTCGTTGAACTGGTCGCGCTCCATGGCCGTGAGCATGGCGCGGAAAACTTCGGGACCGAGAATGTCGGCAAACGCGTCGGAGCGTTCCTTGGCCAGCCAGAGCAACAACTCGCTGCTGGCCATGTGCTGGCTGATGAGACGGGCAAGGGTGGCCTTGAGCAGTTCCAGCCTGCCTTCGTGGATGAGGAGATGCGCGAACTCCGCGCCCAGTTTGGAAGAAACAGCGTTGATGATGGCGAGCAACGCGTCCGGCCAGTGCTCCGGACTTGACTCTTTGAAAGACTGCAGCGCCTGTTTGTGCTTGGCCGCCGGCATCTGGTCGAGCAATTGGCCGAGCTTCAGATTCTGCGACCAGATCGCGGCCGGGGCCAGATCACCTTCCCCGGCAGGAACGCCGGCCGCCGAGCGAAGGTCGTCGCGGACG from Candidatus Angelobacter sp. encodes:
- a CDS encoding GreA/GreB family elongation factor: PSDHILARKASDIQSLRQMAALHHLDLIKLVLQSFGGRATLEQIQQVLVPDIIADDWKKWWEVAKHELKKDGHFLVPAKKTDPITYQAKEISLQERLLGDFRAAKGLKARLSVANELLKNLSDLSDKPAAVTEAVNMLNSEIASHQRTQPSLALEAIFVRDDLRSAAGVPAGEGDLAPAAIWSQNLKLGQLLDQMPAAKHKQALQSFKESSPEHWPDALLAIINAVSSKLGAEFAHLLIHEGRLELLKATLARLISQHMASSELLLWLAKERSDAFADILGPEVFRAMLTAMERDQFNEKKSNKLRDYILDDQELIVELIESADLEVIKDLTRALQLSPCFDDMDKRSLLARIVKSYPAAQVLISGEQTKQDTALIVSWESLERRKTEYDELVHKKIPANSKEIALARSYGDLRENHEYKSAKEMQKLLMRRKGELESQLVRARGTDFSAASTEAVSIGTRVRVTESGAQHTETFTILGAWDSEPEKGIVTYLTPIAQSLLNRKVGEEVEFELEGSKKRYRIEAIESYKAAGAATG